The following are encoded together in the ANME-2 cluster archaeon genome:
- a CDS encoding ABC transporter substrate-binding protein gives MKKIVLILAVLLCSMAFSASALTENDEVSETSSGKTVRMAGGTPGGADWGYPSPFTFYPRGPGYARMSLLFDTLTWKDANGVIPALADGWTISDDGKTWTFYLDGNARWHDGELFTADDVKFTFDYMADCEGAFKWFDAISYIDNVEVIDDYTVVIDLNAPMASFLVDIAGNVPILPEHIWKDVSDPLTFKNADAVIGTGPLKLVEYDSATASYQYEANYDYYDGKLLIDEFISMEVSNTAAALQTGEVDEVSFWGSEISAVQEFKGDPNFEITTGPSFWVLQVIFNCDEDDTKGYPTNILEFRQAIAHGIDRDMMVSNALNDGGISANTGIMHPDSIWYNPDCTVYEHNTDTANDILDSLGFVDTDGNGIRNYPDGAQRSGDITFDLYTTSKFSREAELIQADLADIGIEIVVTSSSWGPIDTRLKEGNFDVVISGHGGISNPQIMRIPSWPASTYHSDDYDSTFAAQEVEMDLDTRKELVNQLQEIVADDLPVYTLYHPYMWCVYNPEVLDTWFYTRDGICIGIPLELNKLIVLARYGDANENGKINMQDVTKIERMILELDEETDMADANQNYKINMQDVTHIELIILGRAPIRTE, from the coding sequence CCGAGGGGTCCTGGTTATGCCAGGATGAGTCTCTTATTTGATACCCTTACATGGAAGGATGCGAACGGAGTCATACCCGCTCTTGCGGATGGCTGGACGATCTCTGATGATGGTAAAACATGGACGTTCTATCTCGACGGGAACGCTAGATGGCATGACGGAGAATTGTTCACCGCAGATGATGTGAAGTTCACCTTCGACTATATGGCGGATTGCGAGGGTGCGTTCAAGTGGTTCGACGCGATCAGTTACATCGATAATGTGGAGGTTATTGACGACTATACAGTTGTCATAGATCTAAACGCGCCGATGGCATCGTTCCTGGTGGACATCGCAGGAAATGTGCCAATATTACCAGAGCATATATGGAAAGATGTGTCAGACCCACTCACATTTAAAAACGCTGACGCAGTCATAGGCACAGGTCCACTGAAACTTGTGGAATACGACTCGGCTACGGCATCCTACCAGTATGAGGCTAATTACGACTACTACGATGGAAAACTCCTCATAGACGAGTTTATATCGATGGAAGTTTCCAATACGGCAGCTGCACTGCAAACCGGTGAGGTGGATGAAGTATCCTTCTGGGGATCTGAGATCTCGGCGGTTCAGGAATTCAAGGGTGACCCGAACTTCGAGATAACCACCGGTCCGAGTTTCTGGGTGCTACAGGTGATCTTCAACTGTGACGAGGATGATACGAAAGGGTATCCGACGAACATACTGGAGTTTAGACAGGCAATTGCACACGGAATCGATAGAGACATGATGGTTTCGAATGCCTTGAATGACGGCGGTATATCTGCGAATACCGGCATAATGCACCCTGACTCGATCTGGTACAACCCTGATTGCACAGTTTACGAGCATAACACAGATACGGCTAACGACATACTCGATTCGCTTGGTTTTGTGGATACGGATGGCAATGGGATACGTAACTATCCGGATGGTGCGCAGCGAAGTGGAGATATCACATTCGATCTCTATACGACCAGCAAATTTAGTAGGGAAGCGGAACTGATACAGGCGGATCTTGCTGACATCGGGATTGAGATAGTGGTGACATCGAGCAGCTGGGGTCCGATAGATACTCGCCTTAAGGAAGGTAACTTTGACGTGGTGATCAGCGGTCATGGAGGAATATCAAATCCTCAGATTATGCGTATCCCGTCCTGGCCTGCGAGCACGTATCATAGTGATGACTACGATTCCACCTTTGCAGCACAGGAGGTGGAGATGGATCTCGATACGCGAAAAGAACTTGTCAATCAGCTCCAGGAGATAGTTGCAGACGATCTTCCGGTCTATACACTCTACCACCCGTACATGTGGTGTGTTTACAATCCGGAAGTGCTTGATACATGGTTCTATACAAGAGACGGGATTTGTATAGGAATCCCACTCGAATTGAATAAACTCATAGTCCTTGCACGGTACGGAGATGCAAACGAAAATGGGAAGATCAATATGCAGGATGTGACCAAGATTGAGCGGATGATTCTGGAACTCGATGAGGAGACAGATATGGCAGATGCGAACCAGAATTATAAGATCAATATGCAGGATGTGACCCACATAGAACTGATCATTCTCGGAAGGGCACCGATTCGCACCGAATAA
- a CDS encoding ABC transporter permease, with translation MPGDALSYLTDPGADMPVRMTEEKGEILLAYYGLDKPLSEQYINYMVGIIRGDLGLSIYYNDPVLEVILSRLKWTLLLVGTSTAIYITLGILLGATSAWARGRKKDMALLISILSISSFPSFFIGILMVIFFVVKLGIFPLSGAQTAFATYSNPLEEIFDILHHLVLPAATLVISHIGGTYFLMRNSMLGVLGEDYIMTARAKGLSERYILHKHAIKNALLPIVTMTAMTVGFMVTGTIFVEMVFAYPGIGNLLYNAVSYNDYPLLQGIFLFITITIVGANFIADMIYIQLDPRVNHE, from the coding sequence ATGCCAGGCGACGCACTCTCATATCTGACAGATCCGGGCGCAGATATGCCAGTAAGGATGACAGAGGAGAAGGGAGAGATCTTGCTCGCATACTATGGGCTTGATAAACCGCTTTCAGAGCAATACATCAATTATATGGTCGGAATAATTCGAGGAGATCTCGGATTGTCGATATACTACAATGACCCGGTTCTGGAGGTGATACTCAGCAGATTGAAATGGACACTCCTCCTCGTTGGAACCTCAACAGCAATCTATATAACATTGGGAATCCTCCTTGGCGCAACTTCCGCATGGGCGCGGGGCAGGAAGAAGGACATGGCACTTCTCATATCCATTCTCTCGATCAGTTCATTTCCGTCCTTCTTTATTGGGATACTCATGGTGATATTCTTCGTAGTAAAGCTGGGCATCTTCCCGCTAAGTGGTGCACAGACCGCGTTTGCCACATATTCAAATCCGCTTGAGGAGATCTTCGATATCCTGCACCACTTGGTCCTTCCTGCCGCAACCCTTGTCATCTCCCATATAGGCGGAACATACTTCCTGATGAGAAATTCGATGCTCGGCGTGCTTGGAGAGGATTACATCATGACCGCACGGGCAAAGGGCTTGAGCGAGCGGTATATCCTGCACAAACACGCAATCAAGAATGCACTGCTCCCAATCGTTACGATGACAGCGATGACCGTAGGATTCATGGTCACGGGAACGATATTTGTCGAGATGGTATTCGCATACCCCGGCATTGGAAACTTACTGTACAATGCAGTTTCATACAATGATTATCCGCTCCTGCAAGGGATATTTCTCTTCATAACAATTACCATCGTCGGTGCGAACTTCATCGCGGATATGATATACATACAACTGGATCCAAGGGTGAACCACGAATGA